The Oncorhynchus clarkii lewisi isolate Uvic-CL-2024 chromosome 29, UVic_Ocla_1.0, whole genome shotgun sequence genome contains a region encoding:
- the LOC139388474 gene encoding endothelial cell-specific chemotaxis regulator isoform X1 — protein sequence MDLLLYPIPLLSVFLLIPAVSAQSAINLTNQTDVPMVTSPTTLSSNTMHVAGSATTPTTAHPMTDVTSSPALSPPGNNPLVTTLSALQSNQSTASPGNASSDNEAPTSSPRLSCPNVRSSAQAKIPSTPSQDTAAGPVFGSTAAATATTSTSVTSPEGPKGTHTDIPPTQSPGKSLTMLAFGVMTLILILIIIMVVLVTVVNLKDKCSNSKEEGKKSSDSVVSESNVTFSGEKESITLISMKTINTETDTDSPQVSSIHSTTLDYEEQEQNRDLLNNKLV from the exons ATGGATCTGCTTCTGTATCCTATCCCTCTGCTGAGTGTGTTTCTCCTCATTCCAGCAG TTTCAGCCCAATCTGCCATCAATCTGACCAACCAGACAGATGTTCCCATGG TGACCTCACCCACAACACTGTCATCCAACACTATGCATGTGGCTGGCAGCGCAACAACCCCAACTACAGCCCATCCAATGACTGATGTGACATCATCCCCAGCACTCTCACCGCCAG GGAACAACCCTCTTGTGACAACCCTCAGTGCCCTGCAGTCAAATCAATCAACAGCCTCACCTG GAAATGCCAGCAGTGACAATGAGGCACCCACATCCTCACCTCGACTATCGTGTCCTAACGTCCGAAGCTCTGCTCAGGCTAAAATACCTAGTACCCCCTCACAAGACACTGCTGCTGGACCAG TCTTCGGATCAACGGCTGCTGCAACAGCAACCACTTCGACCTCTGTGACTTCCCCTGAGGGACCCaaagggacacacacagacatccctcccACTCAGTCACCGGGCAAGAGCCTCACCATGCTTGCCTTTG GTGTCATGACTTTAATCCTCAttctcatcattatcatggtggTTTTAGTAACAGTGGTCAACCTAAAAGACAAGTGCAGCAACTCCAAGGAGGAAG GTAAAAAGAGCAGTGATTCTGTGGTGTCTGAAAG CAATGTCACGTTTAGTGGAGAAAAAGAGAGCATCACTTTGATCTCCATGAAGACCATTAACACAGAAACTG ACACAGACTCCCCCCAGGTCTCCTCCATTCACAGTACAACACTGGACTATGAGGAGCAGGAGCAAAACAGGGACCTATTGAACAACAAG CTGGTGTGA
- the LOC139388474 gene encoding endothelial cell-specific chemotaxis regulator isoform X2 yields the protein MDLLLYPIPLLSVFLLIPAVTSPTTLSSNTMHVAGSATTPTTAHPMTDVTSSPALSPPGNNPLVTTLSALQSNQSTASPGNASSDNEAPTSSPRLSCPNVRSSAQAKIPSTPSQDTAAGPVFGSTAAATATTSTSVTSPEGPKGTHTDIPPTQSPGKSLTMLAFGVMTLILILIIIMVVLVTVVNLKDKCSNSKEEGKKSSDSVVSESNVTFSGEKESITLISMKTINTETDTDSPQVSSIHSTTLDYEEQEQNRDLLNNKLV from the exons ATGGATCTGCTTCTGTATCCTATCCCTCTGCTGAGTGTGTTTCTCCTCATTCCAGCAG TGACCTCACCCACAACACTGTCATCCAACACTATGCATGTGGCTGGCAGCGCAACAACCCCAACTACAGCCCATCCAATGACTGATGTGACATCATCCCCAGCACTCTCACCGCCAG GGAACAACCCTCTTGTGACAACCCTCAGTGCCCTGCAGTCAAATCAATCAACAGCCTCACCTG GAAATGCCAGCAGTGACAATGAGGCACCCACATCCTCACCTCGACTATCGTGTCCTAACGTCCGAAGCTCTGCTCAGGCTAAAATACCTAGTACCCCCTCACAAGACACTGCTGCTGGACCAG TCTTCGGATCAACGGCTGCTGCAACAGCAACCACTTCGACCTCTGTGACTTCCCCTGAGGGACCCaaagggacacacacagacatccctcccACTCAGTCACCGGGCAAGAGCCTCACCATGCTTGCCTTTG GTGTCATGACTTTAATCCTCAttctcatcattatcatggtggTTTTAGTAACAGTGGTCAACCTAAAAGACAAGTGCAGCAACTCCAAGGAGGAAG GTAAAAAGAGCAGTGATTCTGTGGTGTCTGAAAG CAATGTCACGTTTAGTGGAGAAAAAGAGAGCATCACTTTGATCTCCATGAAGACCATTAACACAGAAACTG ACACAGACTCCCCCCAGGTCTCCTCCATTCACAGTACAACACTGGACTATGAGGAGCAGGAGCAAAACAGGGACCTATTGAACAACAAG CTGGTGTGA